The window GAAATCCCCGGGAACATCGGGATTACTGCTGCGACGGTGAAGACCTTCGGGTGGGCCAGATACCAGCGCGACCACTGGATGCCAATGCTGCCGACCAGCATCGAGGCCATAAACGTTGACCATTCGATATTCAGTCCGGCGGTCATCATCGTCATGCGCGAGCCATGCCCTATCGCCCCCAGTAGCGCGCACCAGGGCAGGGCGCGACGGGGAACGTTAAACACCATGGCAAAACCCACCGCCGGAATGGCCGACAGCAGCATGTCCTGGGCCAGCGCCCAGAGAAAATCGATTACGCCCATCCGCGAAGTCCCCACAAGGTCATGGCCATCACCACCCCAATACAGGTGGCGAGCGTCAGCAGGCTGGCAATCGCCCAGCGTGCCAGGCCGGTATTGATGTGCCCTTTAAACATATCGGCCACCGCATTAATCAGCGGAAAGCCCGGTACCAGCAGCAGCACGCTGGCGGCCATGGCAATGGTGGGCGTGGTGGCAAAAGTTGGGATCCGCAGCAGCAGGCCGGAGACCGTGGTGGCGACAAAGGCGGTGATGCAGAAGTTAATTTGCGGGTGCAGATGCCGGTGGGTCAGCACCTGGCGGACATACATGGCGAGGGTGCTGGCAATTAAGGTGACAAAGGCACCGTCCCACCCGCCGTTATTGAGCTTGCAGAAACAGGCGCAGGAAAAGCCGACCATCAGCACCACCAGCCAGCGCGGATAGCGCAGCGGCGTGATCTGGTTGAAACGTTTTTCGACCCCCTGCGCATCCAGCAGCTTATGTTCCGCCATGATCACAATATGCTGCACCTCGGTGACGACGTGCATGTTGATCCCGCGATCCTGGTTTTTGCGCGTGGAAGTCAGACACTGGCCCGCTTTAATGGTGGTCAGCACAATGGCATTCGAGGAGATCGAACTCTCCACACTGTCCATGCCCAGCGCCAGCCCCAGTCGGGTAGAAAGCTCTTCAACCAGG of the Leclercia sp. AS011 genome contains:
- a CDS encoding threonine/serine exporter yields the protein MGVIDFLWALAQDMLLSAIPAVGFAMVFNVPRRALPWCALLGAIGHGSRMTMMTAGLNIEWSTFMASMLVGSIGIQWSRWYLAHPKVFTVAAVIPMFPGISAYTAMISAVKISHFGYSEAQMIMLLTNFLKASSIVGALSIGLSIPGLWLYRKRPRV
- a CDS encoding threonine/serine ThrE exporter family protein, translating into MQADQSSQRAVTRLCIQCGLFLLQHGAESALVEELSTRLGLALGMDSVESSISSNAIVLTTIKAGQCLTSTRKNQDRGINMHVVTEVQHIVIMAEHKLLDAQGVEKRFNQITPLRYPRWLVVLMVGFSCACFCKLNNGGWDGAFVTLIASTLAMYVRQVLTHRHLHPQINFCITAFVATTVSGLLLRIPTFATTPTIAMAASVLLLVPGFPLINAVADMFKGHINTGLARWAIASLLTLATCIGVVMAMTLWGLRGWA